GGCCAATTTCTTTAAGAGTTCTTTGTCCTACCCCCATTCCTTGATAAACGTGTCCGCAAAAAGCAATCTCAATTTTTCTAGGGTGAATCCCTGCATCTTGAATAGCGGCCCAGGCAGCTTCTCTGCCGAGCACGTGTGCGGCTTTATCAGGAAACCTTCCGCAAGCTGTTGTTCCGACTCCTAATATATAAACGTCTCTCATAATAACTCCTCCGGCTTTTTAATTTCAGGCACTATTATATATGAAAAACCCTAAAAATAAAAAAAGAGGGTTACGGCTCTATGTCCATAACCCTCTTTGGTAAACAAACTCTGTTATAAATATTTTTTAAATTATTAACCAGCGCTGAGAGCCGTGATTGGTCCCCATTTACCGGTAAGTAGTAGCATTCCAGGAATTAGAAGTGTTAGGAACGCCTCAATTAGGAACAGCCATGCAACTGCAGGAGCAATAGCTTTTCCAAGTGAGAACACTAAGAATGCCAAGAACACCAGCAATGCCCATGCCCAACAGAATAGAGCATAGTACATCATGCCTGGGATAGCAGCTTCTAAACTATAGAAGTGATAGCCGTACCAAACGAATACGATTGTGGCAAACAAGCAATACCATCCTAGACCTTTAGCGTCATATCCGTGAATAAAGATTCCAG
This is a stretch of genomic DNA from Thermodesulfobacteriota bacterium. It encodes these proteins:
- a CDS encoding AmiS/UreI family transporter; this encodes MAIDMLLGYVLLLVGFVFFANGMTVLGKTGAKEVGVLNFAVAVLILIAAWKLHDQQLTAATALVSVFALIYFMVAGIFIHGYDAKGLGWYCLFATIVFVWYGYHFYSLEAAIPGMMYYALFCWAWALLVFLAFLVFSLGKAIAPAVAWLFLIEAFLTLLIPGMLLLTGKWGPITALSAG